The Myripristis murdjan chromosome 8, fMyrMur1.1, whole genome shotgun sequence genomic sequence ATTCGGACTCAATGTCCCCAGCCTCCCTTGGGAGCTGGGAGAAGCTCTCCTGgaggtgggagttgaagacCTCCCTAACAGAGGGTTCAGCCAGACGTTCCCAACAGTCCCTCACAGTACGTTTGGGCCTGCCATGTTTGTCACGCTTCCCCCTCCGCCAGCggatccaactcaccaccaggtggtgatcagttgacagctcaacccctctcttcacccgagtGTCCAAGACATACAGCCGGAGATCAGATGAAACGACAACAAAGTTGCTCATCAACCTCCGGCCTAGGGTGTCCTGGCGCCACGTGCACTTATGGACACCCCTATGCTCGAACATGGTGTTCgttatggacaaactgtgactagcacagaagtccaataacagaacaccacTCGGGTTCAGATCGGGGAGGCCGTTCCTCCCAGTCACCCCACTCCAGGTATCACTGTCTCTGCCCACGTGGGCGTTGAAGTACCCCAGTAGAACACTGGAGTCCTCAGTTGGAGCACCGTCCAGTACCCCTCCCAGGGACTCCAAGAAGGCCGGGTACTCTACACTGCTATTTGACCCGTAGGCACAAACAACAGTGAGAGCCCTCTCCCCAACCCGAAGGCGCAGAGAGGCGACCCTCTCGTTCACCAGGGTGAACCCCAACACATGGCGGCTAAGCTGGGGAGCTATCAGCAAGCCCACACCTGCCCGCCGCCTCTCACCGAGGGCAACTCCAGCGTAGTGGAGGGTCCAGCCCCTCTCAAGGAGCTGGGTTCCAGAGCCCAATCTGTGCGTGGAGGTGGGCCCGACTATTTCTAGCAGGTGCCTCTCAACCTCCCACACAAGCTCAGGCTCCTTCCCCCCCAGCGAGGTGACATTCCATGTCCCCATCGCCAGCCGTTGCAGGGATTGGGTCGCCGAGGCCCTCGCCTTTGACTGCCGCCCAATCCACAAAGCACCAACCCCTTACGGCCACCCTTGTGGGTGGTGAGCCTGCAGAGGTCCCGTGGCATCATcgctttgttatttttgtctatATTGGTAAATAGGCGATCTGGAGAAAGGGTATGTTTGgccctgtttttttatttttatttggaaacCACTGAAGTAACACATTGCACTGTCAGTAAATAAATCATCGCTGTTGTTATTGAACTGAAATCAGTGGACTGGACATTTCCGTCATTTGGTAACGCGTCAAAACAATCCATCAGCAACCGTAGTGATCTATTTTGACAGGCAAAGGGGTCACTACATAGTTTATTCAGAATTTTACATGGAGGTGATGGAAGGAAGCCAGAACAGGGGCAATGTGGGACCTGCAGCTCATTTTAGTAAATAATCTGAACCAACTGTAAATTATTTAAAGCGGCTTGACTGAGGCTCATGTAGAGGGAATTACAATATTCTAGACAGGACTAAATCGAAATGTGAATCAGAAGTTCGAGGTTTCTAGAAGAAAAGctattttgcagtgtttctcatttaaagaaaacactgagagagCTTtgagacatgaagacatgaactgGTCAAAGATGACACCGAGATTCTCAGCAGCAGGTTTGATGTTAGAGTGAAGTCGGCCAATAAACTCATCAACTGAGGCGGTGAGGTTATCAGGACCATGTAAAACAAAAGTTTTGTTGGGGTTCAGGTGGAGGAAGTTACGAGACGTTCAATCTTTGTTCACCAAGCAATCATGGAGGGAACTGGAATTAGCCGAGAATAAGAAACAACCTGTTTCtcacataattaaaaaaacaaacaaacaaaaaaggaaggGATGATTGTTGCCATATCTGTTTTTCACAAAAGATTTCGTAGGGGTTATGCTTACATGAATTGATGTGGAAAGGCTTGGGTCAGCTTCCAAGtataattgtgtgtgtctctgtgttttttccagtggtgtgtaaagaggaggttccccctgagcagcgGGAGCAGACCCTCAGTCTGGAGCCTGAGCCCCGACACATTAAGGAGGAACAAGGGgaactctggaccaatcagcagggagagcagcttcaggatATCACCAAGCTGCCGTTCACTGTTGTCCTTGTGAAgactgaggatgatgaagaggaagctcagtGGAGCAGAGACGCCCGCCGCTCCACTGGACAGATGGCAGCAGAAGACGGTGGAGAGGAACGAGCCAGGAACCCAGAACCTTCCTCTGAGGCTAAGACtgaggacagtgatgactgggatTGGACCAGAGAAGCTCAGTCATGTTCAACCCCACCGAGTGAAGTCCATCTCAGTCATGACAGAcctgatgtgggagagaaaccagcttcctgctccaagaccaagaacacaggaaagagTAAAAtcccctgctccctctgtggtaaagggtttaaaCGTAAAGGACACCTCACGCAACACATGataatccacactggagagacaCCATTCGTCTGCTCCATCTGTGGGAGAGGTTTTACACATAACGGAAAcctcaacaaacacatgagaatccacactggagagaaactgttcaactgctccctctgtggtacAGGGTTTGCACAGAAAGTACACCTCAGCAGACACATGaaaatccacactggagagaaaccattcgttTGCTCCCTCTGTGGCACAGGGTTTGCACAGAAAGTACACCTCAagagacacatgagaatccacactggagagaaaccattcgaTTGCTTTGTCTGTGGGAGAGGTTTTACACATAAAGGAAACCTCAgcaaacacatgagaatccacactggagagaaaccatttgtctgctccgtctgtggtaaagggtttgctGAGAAAGGAACCCTCAAgacacacatgagaatccacactggagagaagcCATTCGTCTGCTCCGTCTGTGGGAGAGGTTTTATAGATAAAGGAAACCTCAAgcaacacatgagaatccacactggagagacaCCATTtgtctgctccctctgtggtaaagggtttgcaaAGAAAGGAACCCTCAATATACACATTAgaacccacactggagagaaccTGTAGAGAcacagtcctgtgtgtgtgtgtgtgtgtgtgtgtgtgtgtgtgtgtgtgtgtgtgtgtggtgtgtgtgtgtgtgtgtgtgtgtgtgtgtgtgtgtgtgtgtgtgtgcgtgtgtgtgagaagctTCATCGAGCATCATACAAATGTAAGCAAACACAAGTGTGtcggtgagagcagcagcaggagatgctTCAGAGTCAATGCTGATGTTAGAGATGCAGCACGTCCCAACACATTTGGTTACATATCTTGTGTTAACCCTTATACCATGTTTTAAATGCCATCCATTCACCCAGTAAGGACTCATTGAGTTCTTGTGATGATTGAAGTCATAactttttaatggttttatcttttacaattttttttgttttgttatttatctTCTCTGCCACCATGACTGTTATAattataaacataaaatgaattaattaaccCCTTACATGCCGGTTTTTGTGATGTACCactcattttacacaaataaacagcccaaaaatgaaatattctctTGGTagagtgagatttttttttttttttttgtatcattacAACTGTCAGACAATGTTCATGGGAGATATcagtttttatacatttttactttttatgtaGTGTTAGATTGAACCTAAATATAGCTTTCACCCTCAAGAAGGTAGATTGCCCTGCACAGCTCTGAACTTCACATTGGTGCTGGTGGTGTCAGGAAAGAAGTCCATAGTAGAAGAAAGGGTTCCGCGTGGGCTTCATCAGGCAAAACGCGTTGCCAAACTCTTAACAAATAAATGATCTTAAAGTCACCACATTGTGTGCAGCGGAACCTTTTCTTCTACTATAGCTTTCACCCTGTTAAGGACTTATTGAGTTTgggggcaccaaaaaaaaacgCTCGTGAAAAATCATAGTAATCATGAtaacaatatataataaaagTGTGTAATCtttacacacttttattttaaattaacatgttttacacGGTAAAGCATGTTAATAGAtataagcaataaaaaaataacataggcCTATTTGCTCAAGAAAAAGATGAATCTCCTGTGCGGCCCTCTCTCCAGTCTAcctttggttagggttagggttaacccttAGTGGTTCATAGGCCaagagcgacatctgctggtgaaactaatttgaaaaaaaataccttAAAGTTATGTAGATTTCCCCCCcttcatattcatagttttcaaattatgtacagaatttttatattgtgccccATCAATCCTTGtctataaaaaataattattttttcatgtaccAGTTTTTTAAACATAGGCCTACATAATCCTATAATtaatcatgaaatatttttgtaccatggttcaaaactgtatttcactgtagaatccgtgagtattttgtcttgtatttctGATTACAGGGTCAATGCTTAGATACGTGCAAAGAGAAACTCAAGGCCAAGAGGAAGATTTAGATGATGAACCATCCACCAGCAGTTCAAGCAAACAACATCAACCACCAACCAGCAGGTCTGTAGACTCTGCAACAGCACCCAGCCCTGACCAGCAACCACCAGCTGCCAGTCCAGGCACAGATACAGCTCAGCAGACAAGCACTACTTCTGAAGGCCGAGTGAGGTCATCAGCATGTGACACTGTAGAGACATATGTGCCCCCTCCAGCTGATCCTGCTCTATGGCCAGCACACATTGGGGATGTGGCTCAGAAACTCTTATTTACAATTCCTTATTTAAAGATAGTTTGTACTGTGTTTACCATTTTCAGTTCTTCTACAGTCATTGCACAGatttttttgcaacttttttttttttttacctttgacaagttattttggaaataaagagaaatgcactgacaaatactgaattattgttcatttcctgttctcctgttcgtgtgtgtgtgtgtgtgtgtgtgtgtgtgtgcgcgcaacTGCCGCCCCTCCCCCCCTCTGCTCAGCGCACAGAGATGACACCACACATATTGACCAATCACATGCAGcttgaagagaaaaaagtgtgtgtgagagagagagagagtgagagagagagagagagagaggggccccCAGTCAGAAGCGAACTCCCGTCGTCCACTTCCCAGAGCCGGATCTAAGAGCTGTTTCATTCGCGGCCGACACCTCTCTGCTCTCAGTCAGGTGAGGAAGTCGAGCGAGCGCGATTCAAAACAGAAGCAGtgaaagcagaggaaagagtGGAGAAGGAGCAAGCAGAGGAAATGAGTGCCGCTGAAGGGGACAGTGAGGAGGGACGAGAGGCAGGGAGGACGGCTTTGGAGCAGGGGGAACACAAACATCACCGCCCACAAACCTTTCGCAAAGAGTGGGAAAGCCAGCGCATTTTTGCCGGATGGCTGAAACCTGAAGGCTCTGACGGTAAAGCCCTCTCtcgttgttatttatttaattatttatttgtttttttttgttgttgttttttgttttggacttTTGCAGAGTTACCTCTTTTTGATGCACATCATTTTAAGTTATAACCTGGCAGCAGGCCCGTTCTAACTTTGAATATGTGCTGTTTAtgtccattcattcagttaGTGTCATTTTTTGACAGTAACTGATGTGAGATAGTATTGTTCTGcaaaataaattgcattaaGTGAAGCCAGGTTACTCTTTATTTGCTTGTCAGTTATTATGAATACTGTTTCTCTATGACAAAAACAAGTAAACCTGCTATGTCTATTCCCCAACAGTAGGTGGCCTCCAGGCCTCATGACTTTGCTTATTAGTTCCCACCTATCATTTGTTTGTGGGGGACACATTAGTGAGTGCCCACAGGACGCTTTTAAACATGTTATGAGTTGTTTTGGTAGTACTGGAGTTTTTCCCCACAAGAATCACCTTGCTCGTTCGGAGCAAGTGGATGCACCTGTGGTGTCCACTCCCAGCTGAAGGTCTGATTAATCAGCGGGGCTGGGTGGATATATAAGGAGCAGTTGCTTCTCAGTTCAGTTgggttttgtgagtgtgtgagagagccaACACCCTCAGTTGGCTCTCTTGGAATTTAGTAAGGACGAACTGactttgtgtgctgtgtggggttttgtgttttgtccttCCCCTGGTCCACTGTTTTCCACTCATTTCTTttactgggtttttttttgttgttctatcATTTTGATAGATTTAGTGGGTGGCAGGGAGAAGTAAAATTCCCCTGCCACCTTTTAGAACCCAAgacccagttttgtttttcatgcagtttatgTTAGTTTCCCCTTTGGCAACCTTTGTTTCTCCAGTTTATGTTCTACTTGGGAGGGGAAACGTAACAAACACTAGAGTGACTATTTTTTACAATAGTGTATCATTGGGCTTGTTATTTTGGTTATCACAGGTGTACGATAATTTCCCTCAAAATACGATAGTTTTGAGTCTCTGGTATGATAatcctacatttcccacctgGCAACACTTAAACTTTTAAacgccattttcacatcagcaACTCACCTGGATCCTGGCAGGTGAGGCTAACCGCCAGTtaagattcaaaagaaaacactgagacagTCTGCAGCATCTGTGGGATAATGATATCAACATctatgcatgataataacatctaatgatatcaatattaatgcatgataataacaactctaAATAGTAATATATTAGtagatgtagtagtagtagcctaATAGTTGTAATAgcagtggtaatagtagtagctgTGAtattaacagtagtagtagttttagtagtaatgtaatatattaatagctgtagtagtagtagtagtaccagcagcagcaatagtagtagtagtaatagtagtagtgttaGTATATTAATTgatgtagttgtagtagtagcaatagtaggcctagtagtagtcgtaatagcagcagcagcaatagcagtactactactactactactactactactactactactttacttttattgtcagaCACGAGTCTAAAATTTGTCTTGCACCTTGGTAGctccatttacaaacatttaacatgacattttaaaaacagtagtagtagtagtggtagtatattAATAACTGTAGTTGTAGCAGTCATAGTAAcaata encodes the following:
- the LOC115363714 gene encoding gastrula zinc finger protein XlCGF57.1-like, coding for MIIHTGETPFVCSICGRGFTHNGNLNKHMRIHTGEKLFNCSLCGTGFAQKVHLSRHMKIHTGEKPFVCSLCGTGFAQKVHLKRHMRIHTGEKPFDCFVCGRGFTHKGNLSKHMRIHTGEKPFVCSVCGKGFAEKGTLKTHMRIHTGEKPFVCSVCGRGFIDKGNLKQHMRIHTGETPFVCSLCGKGFAKKGTLNIHIRTHTGENL